Below is a window of Synechococcus sp. RSCCF101 DNA.
CTGGTGATGAACTTGTGCACCATCACCCGCTTGTCCTGGCCGATGCGGTAGGCCCGGTCGGTGGCCTGGTTCTCCACGGCGGGATTCCACCAGCGGTCCACGTGGAACACATGGTTGGCCCGGGTGAGGTTGAGGCCCACACCGCCGGCCTTGAGCGAGAGCAGGAACAGCTGCGGACCGCGCGGATCCTCCTGGAAGCGATCCACCATCCCCTGGCGTTCGCGTTTGCTGCAGCCCCCGTGCAGGAAGGGCACCTCCTCGCGCCAGCGGCGCTGCAGATGGTCGCGCAGCAGGTGGCCCCATTCGGCGAACTGGGTGAACAGCAGCGCCCGATCGCCGGCCTCGATCACCTCCTCGAGGATCTCCTCCAGCCGCTGCAGCTTGGCTGAGCGCCCACTGAAGTCGTCCCCGGCCCGTTCCTCCTTCAGGGCCAGGGCCGGGTGGTTGCAGATCTGCTTCAGGCGGGTGAGCAGCCCCAGCACCTGACCGTGGCGCTGACCGCGCGGGGCCCGGGCGATCGCATCGAGGGTCTCCTCCACCGTGCGCGCATAGAGGCGGCGCTGCTCGTCGCTCAGCCCCACCCACTCGCTCAGCTCCACCTTGTCGGGCAGGTCGGAGATGATCGAGCGGTCCGTCTTCAGGCGGCGCAGGATGAACGGACCCACGCGGGCCTTGAGGTCGCGCAGGGAGGCCATGTCGCCGTAGCGCTCGATCGGCATGCGGTAGCGCTGGCGGAAGAAGGCCTCGTCCCCCAGCACGCGCGGGTTGAGGAAATCCATCAGCGCCCAGAGTTCGCTCACCCGGTTCTCCACGGGTGTGCCTGTGAGGGCGATGCGGAAGCGGCTCTCCTGGCCGGCGTGGGCCAGGGCACGGGCGGCCTGGCTCTGCTTGGCGGAGGCGTTCTTGATCGCCTGGGCTTCGTCGATCACCACCCCCTGCCAGGGGATCTGGCTGAGCAGGGCCTGGTCGCGCTGGAGCAGGCCGTAGCTGGTCAGCACCAGATGCACCCCCTTCAGCGCCTTGCGCAGGGCGGCGGCGGTGGAGGGCCGGCGCGGCCCGTAGTGCTCCCGCACCTCCAGCTCGGGCGTGAAGCCGGCCGCCTCCCGCCGCCAGTTGGTGAGCACGGAGGTGGGCGCCACCAGCAGCACGGGCTGGCGCAGCTCCTGCTCCGCCTTGAGGTGCTGCAGGAAGGCGAGCAGCTGGATCGTCTTGCCCAGGCCCATGTCGTCGGCAAGGCAGGCGCCCTGGTCGAAGCGGTGCAGGAAGGCCAGCCAGCCCAGGCCGCGCTCCTGGTAACGGCGCAGCTGGCCGTGGAAGCCCTCCGGTGCGGCCAGGGGATCGGGTGCCTTCTGCTGGTGGTACTGCTCCAGCACCCCCTGCAGGCGCGGCCCCGGCTCGAAGCGGTGCACCGGCAGCCGGGCCAGGGTCTCGCCGTCGTTGGCGGTGAGCCGCAGGGCGTCGTCGAGACTCAGGTCGGGTGGGGCGCCGTAGAAGCGCTCGGCGTGGCGCAGGTCGTTCGGCCGCAGCTCGATCCACACTCCGCGGTGCTGCACCAGGGGGCTGCGTTTGGCCGCCAGCCGCTCGAGCTCCTTCACGCTGAGGGTGACGCCGCCGATCATCAGATCCCACGACCAGCTCAGGCTCTCGCCCAGGGTGAAGCCTCGCGAGCGCTCCCCCAGCTCGGCCGTGATCGACAGGCCCAGCCGGCTGGCCAGGCCGCCGCTGAGGCTGGCGGGCAGCTGCACGCCCACGCCCACATCCCGCAGCTGCCGGGCGGCGGTGCGCACCAGCACGAACGCTTCCGCCGGCGTGAGCACGGTGCCCTCCGGCGTGGCCGATTCCAGGCCCCGCTCCAGCGGTTCGAACACCTGCAGCGCCCGGCCCAGGCCCTCCAGCAGCAGCTCGCCGGGCTGCTCCACCACCACCTCGCCCAGGTGCAGGCCCTTCGGACCCGCCGACCAGGCCACGGCCGCCGGCACCGAGAGGGTGGGGTCGGCCTCGGCCTGGAGCGAGAAGGACAGGGGCCAGA
It encodes the following:
- a CDS encoding DEAD/DEAH box helicase, encoding MSLLHATWLPPRPTAQGPGHPGLLLWADTWRVAAPVGPADTPPHHPLALASADLAAWLEEQELRPDDALESEACLTLPSRRVAVRGRKGAAASNAPFWSGLPLLADEPPPKGVEWWPWRVPGLVLDPGAAARWLSRLPLSGHHPHLGEELAWWSHLQRWVLSLMARGRWLPGLQERPDGRGLQALWQPLLNREDDRHRLEELALHMPLVTGSALPWREPLGRRDGRMTRLRPDAVRAANPIACRRPGSQRLILSRILQDLFDAELRGGFQPDLSGLDPLLASWQEALGPGDGHLQLGEEESERLAIAVHHWREGVAGQVAPARACLQLQTPPEGEELWPLSFSLQAEADPTLSVPAAVAWSAGPKGLHLGEVVVEQPGELLLEGLGRALQVFEPLERGLESATPEGTVLTPAEAFVLVRTAARQLRDVGVGVQLPASLSGGLASRLGLSITAELGERSRGFTLGESLSWSWDLMIGGVTLSVKELERLAAKRSPLVQHRGVWIELRPNDLRHAERFYGAPPDLSLDDALRLTANDGETLARLPVHRFEPGPRLQGVLEQYHQQKAPDPLAAPEGFHGQLRRYQERGLGWLAFLHRFDQGACLADDMGLGKTIQLLAFLQHLKAEQELRQPVLLVAPTSVLTNWRREAAGFTPELEVREHYGPRRPSTAAALRKALKGVHLVLTSYGLLQRDQALLSQIPWQGVVIDEAQAIKNASAKQSQAARALAHAGQESRFRIALTGTPVENRVSELWALMDFLNPRVLGDEAFFRQRYRMPIERYGDMASLRDLKARVGPFILRRLKTDRSIISDLPDKVELSEWVGLSDEQRRLYARTVEETLDAIARAPRGQRHGQVLGLLTRLKQICNHPALALKEERAGDDFSGRSAKLQRLEEILEEVIEAGDRALLFTQFAEWGHLLRDHLQRRWREEVPFLHGGCSKRERQGMVDRFQEDPRGPQLFLLSLKAGGVGLNLTRANHVFHVDRWWNPAVENQATDRAYRIGQDKRVMVHKFITSGSVEEKIDRMIREKSHLAEEIVGSGEDWLGGLEVGQLRELVSLEEGA